The following are encoded together in the Parambassis ranga chromosome 20, fParRan2.1, whole genome shotgun sequence genome:
- the nrros gene encoding transforming growth factor beta activator LRRC33, whose translation MPIHGLTPILFCCMWRILTPVSCHPQHSPCQLKQRTAHCNNGKLSSVPVGLPDNMEELQLNYNQIQTLQDSSLLHYPSLNTLSLACNILERLESNTFQGLTLLESLNLANNNLNIGYQETSLALKKLPALRVLDLSENKLDDEMIATLLENLTSLEYLNLSGNLLRRLDETSFRDLHHLKELDLQRNIMFEIDSAFDSNSKLKRLNLAYNYLPCLTDFHMTQLEVLNVSHNLIEWFISRQDLNDTFQLETLDLSENRLLFFPFLPSHSHLTNLYLSHNTLRFYEHLAENATYPNSTTVEFYNMKKYWKNVTAQLWDDSYHGDISSLETLDLRGNQVKGFPHGFIQKMPVLSRLRMCTNCLQTLNLTSEQFSGSLYELDISNNRLSQFLADEATLTTLSNLTYLNLSLNDLNQVPVGLFSSLPNIRSVDLSYNSIDICLPEETEISAHNESTCVDWRNIASLRQLYLKGCSLKRLPTSAFMGLSLTHLELNDNPGLILQETLQRLSTTLQHLGLGNTRVRDLDFSHFQSLRFLNISRNSLAHLPPSLLNIDLKVLDLRDNSLSTIPLSQADALAAKLQTIFLTGNPFNCCEIEWFRTFESTKTIYMVGQSDIECQDVFLGRHRVKHFQDVLCMEEQGESILWYILLFVPLCLFIVGTAIIFLLTFKPQMLKKSIKKKSLKKSYY comes from the exons ATGCCAATCCACGGCCTCACTCCCATCCTGTTCTGCTGCATGTGGAGAATCCTCACCCCGGTCTCATGTCATCCGCAGCACAGCCCATGCCAGCTG AAACAAAGAACGGCTCACTGCAACAATGGCAAGCTCTCATCTGTACCTGTGGGACTGCCAGACAACATGGAGGAACTTCAGCTCAACTACAATCAGATTCAAACACTACAGGACTCGTCTCTTCTTCATTACCCCTCACTAAACACCCTCAGTTTAGCTTGCAATATTTTGGAGAGACTGGAATCAAACACTTTTCAAGGCTTAACATTATTAGAAAGCCTGAATTTAGCAAATAATAATCTTAATATTGGCTACCAAGAAACCAGCCTTGCATTAAAAAAGCTTCCTGCTCTCAGAGTTTTAGATCTTTCTGAGAATAAACTTGATGATGAAATGATCGCCACACTTCTTGAAAACCTGACATCACTAGAGTACCTCAATCTTTCTGGAAATCTCTTGCGGAGACTGGACGAGACCTCGTTCAGGGATCTCCACCACCTCAAAGAACTTGATCTGCAAAGAAACATCATGTTTGAGATAGACAGCGCCTTCGACAGCAACTCCAAACTCAAACGGCTGAACTTGGCCTACAACTATCTGCCCTGCCTGACGGACTTCCACATGACCCAGCTGGAGGTCCTCAATGTCAGCCACAACCTGATCGAGTGGTTCATCTCCAGGCAAGACCTCAATGACACCTTCCAGCTCGAGACGCTCGACCTGTCGGAGAACaggctcctcttctttcctttcctgCCAAGCCACAGTCACCTAACGAACCTTTATCTGTCACACAATACTCTTAGATTCTACGAACACTTGGCAGAAAACGCCACATACCCAAACTCAACAACAGTGGAGTTCTACAATATGAAGAAGTACTGGAAGAATGTGACTGCTCAGCTTTGGGATGACAGCTATCACGGTGACATCTCTTCTCTGGAGACTTTAGATCTGAGAGGAAACCAGGTTAAGGGTTTCCCTCACGGATTCATCCAGAAAATGCCGGTCCTGTCCAGACTTCGAATGTGCACAAACTGCCTACAAACCTTAAATCTAACGTCTGAGCAGTTCTCGGGCAGCTTGTACGAGCTGGACATTAGCAACAACAGACTGAGCCAGTTTTTAGCAGATGAAGCTACACTCACCACTCTTAGCAATTTGACATACCTTAACCTGAGCTTGAATGATCTCAACCAGGTACCTGTGGGATTATTTTCCTCCCTGCCAAACATTCGGTCAGTAGATCTTAGCTACAACAGTATTGACATTTGTCTTCCAGAGGAAACAGAGATCAGCGCACACAACGAGTCAACCTGTGTGGACTGGAGAAACATTGCATCCTTAAGGCAGCTTTACCTTAAGGGGTGCAGCCTTAAAAGACTTCCAACCTCTGCATTCATGGGGTTGTCTCTAACGCACTTGGAGCTGAACGACAACCCTGGACTGATTCTCCAAGAAACATTACAAAGACTTAGCACGACATTACAGCACCTAGGTTTAGGAAACACTCGTGTACGAGACCTTGACTTCTCCCACTTCCAAAGTCTTCGGTTTTTAAACATTTCAAGGAACTCTCTTGCCCATCTGCCCCCTTCACTTCTAAACATTGACCTGAAGGTACTCGATTTAAGGGACAACAGCCTGTCCACCATCCCTTTAAGTCAAGCCGATGCATTAGCTGCAAAACTTCAAACTATTTTCCTCACAGGGAATCCGTTCAACTGCTGTGAAATAGAGTGGTTCAGGACATTTGAAAGTACAAAGACCATTTATATGGTTGGACAATCAGATATTGAATGTCAGGACGTGTTCCTAGGCAGACACAGAGTGAAACATTTCCAGGACGTTTTGTGCATGGAGGAACAAGGCGAATCTATCCTGTGGTACATTCTACTGTTCGTacctctctgtctgtttattGTGGGAACTGCTATTATTTTTCTCCTCACGTTTAAGCCCCAAATGCTAAAGAAATCCATCAAAAAGAAGTCTCTAAAAAAATCTTATTACTGA